One Euphorbia lathyris chromosome 1, ddEupLath1.1, whole genome shotgun sequence DNA segment encodes these proteins:
- the LOC136230713 gene encoding uncharacterized protein, whose protein sequence is MQPSSLISLSPSFNSYSSENLAQIAARVVQEFEFAIEEDVERHEEKEEEEEFEFATVAREPEASPISADDIFYNGQIRPIYPLFNTALLLDDDEISKSKSRSASPLSNNGTAKPIRLPLGKFFSEDRETASCSSSEADEIENVPADSYCVWTPKKKATEESLSDGRGKKSSSTGTSKRWKFRDLLYRSNSEGKENYVFLSPAVKKSEEEKKERVKTRKGMVEKHYVKSRALKGSDKRRSFLPYRPDLVGLFLPQS, encoded by the coding sequence ATGCAGCCGAGTTCACTCATTTCCCTCTCTCCGAGCTTCAATTCTTACTCTTCTGAAAACCTCGCTCAGATCGCTGCCAGAGTTGTTCAGGAATTCGAGTTCGCAATTGAGGAGGACGTGGAACGAcacgaagaaaaagaagaagaagaagagttcgAATTCGCAACTGTCGCTAGAGAACCGGAAGCGTCGCCGATTTCGGCTGACGATATCTTCTACAACGGTCAGATTAGGCCAATTTATCCTTTATTTAACACCGCTTTGTTATTGGACGACGATGAGATATCGAAATCAAAATCGCGATCGGCGTCTCCTCTCTCTAACAATGGAACGGCCAAGCCTATTCGATTACCTCTGGGGAAATTCTTCAGCGAAGATAGAGAAACGGCGTCGTGCTCCTCGTCGGAGGCCGATGAGATAGAAAACGTTCCGGCCGATTCTTACTGCGTCTGGACTCCGAAGAAGAAGGCGACGGAGGAATCACTTTCCGACGGAAGGGGTAAAAAAAGCAGTTCAACAGGTACTTCGAAGAGATGGAAGTTTCGAGACCTTCTGTACAGAAGTAATAGCGAAGGAAAGGAAAACTATGTGTTCTTGTCGCCGGCGGTGAAGAAAAGCGAGGAAGAGAAAAAAGAGAGAGTGAAAACGCGGAAAGGAATGGTTGAAAAGCATTACGTGAAAAGTAGAGCCCTCAAAGGAAGTGATAAACGGCGGTCCTTCTTGCCGTATAGGCCGGACTTAGTTGGGCTCTTTTTACCCCAATCTTGA